The sequence below is a genomic window from Desulfobulbus oligotrophicus.
CCGCCATTGCCATTTATTACTACCTGTCGGTTGTCAAGGTCGTCTATACGGTTGAGCCTGAGGACAGACCAGCTATTGCGGTTGGACCGATGGTGCAGCTCAGCGGTATTGTTTTGGTCATTATGATCACGCTGCTTGGTGTTTTCCCGGGAAAACTTGTCGATTACGCCAGTACGGTCGTGCAATCGTTACATTGATGTATCCTGGTGAGGGCAGAAAAAAGGGAAGCCGATATGTACCGGTCTTCCCTTTGATCTTGAGTATAGTGTCGGTTGTGTGTTCAGGCTGCCAGGTGCTCCAGGCCGGGAGCTGGAAAGCCGATACAGAGACGTTGCACAGCTGTTGCAGTTTCCTGTTGTAATTGAAGGTTGGATGGATCGGCTACAATGGCATCGATCCATTTGCCGATCTGCACCATCTGCTCTTCCTTGAACCCCCGTGAAGTCACTGCAGCGGAGCCCAGGCGTATGCCGCTTGGATCAAAAGGCTTGCGCGTATCGTAAGGAACAGCATTGTAATTAAGGACAATACCTGCGGCATCAAGTGCTTTGGCTGCAACTTTTCCGGTTATTCCCTTGTTGGTCAGATCGATGAGCATGAGATGATTCTCTGTTCCACCGGTAACGAGGTTGAACCCTCTGTCAAGCAGGGTCGCTGCCAGGGCCTGAGCGTTTTTGACAATCTGTTGCGCATAGAGTCGAAAGTCATCGGTTGCAGCCTCCTTCAGGGCTACGGCAATGGCTGCGGTGGTGTTGTTATGCGGACCACCTTGCAAGCCTGGGAAGACGGCCTTGTCAATGGCTGCAGCATACTCTTGTTTACAGAAGATCATGGCGCCACGTGGACCACGCAGTGACTTGTGGGTCGTGGTTGTGACCACATCAGCATAGGGGATGGGAGTGGGATGCACACCTCCCACCACCAGGCCGGCGAAATGGGCCATATCAACGAGCAGAAGAGCTCCACAGGCATCTGCGATTTTTCTGAATGCAGGGAAATCCAGGATACGTGAATAGGCCGAGTGGCCGGCAATTAAAATTTTTGGCTTGCAGCGCAGGGCTGTTTCGCGAATAGCGTCATAGTTAAGGCGGCCCGTGGTCTCGTCAAGAGTATAGAATTCGGCATTGAAATACTTGCCGGAGATGGAGACCTTGGCGCCATGCGTAAGATGGCCGCCATGGGGAAGGGCCATACCGAGAATTGTGTCACCGGGCTTGAGAAAGGCGAGGTAGACTGCCAGGTTAGCCGGAGATCCGGAGTAGGGTTGCACATTGACATGTTCTGCCTTGAAAAGAGTTTTTGCCCGTTCTATAGCTATGCTCTCAACCTGGTCAATGTACTGTTGGCCCTCGTAATACCGTTTCCCGGGATATCCTTCTGAGTACTTATTGGTCAGAACTGAACCGGTGGCCGCCATGACTGCAGTTGATACATAATTTTCAGAAGCAATGAGACGAATTTTGTCCCTTTGGCGTCGTTCTTCCTGTTCAATCAGATGAAAGATTTCAGGGTCATACTGTTGCAGGTTATTCATAGAGTCTCCTTCGGTGTTTCTTACTGAGCGACAAACACGTTTTCCTGCTCTTGCAGGAGCAGGTTGTTTGTACGGATAGCATGAGAGTACAGCAGTACATATATCTAAGAAAAAAAATTGTACTATACTCAACCTTCCGGTTGTTGAACAGTACAAAAAATGGTCGCTGAATGGACCTTTTGTTGACGGCAGGTTTTTGCTCTCGGTTCTGCAGGGGGGCTGATTTTTTTGATATACTGCTTATGCACTTGGAATTTAACCGATAATCGAGTAACTTCAGCCTTTGTTTTGATTCGTACATATTCTGTCGTTCTTGCCCCACTCCGATGGACGGGACGGAGGAAATGTACGCAGTTGCGTGTATCAAAAAGGAGAAAGGACTGCGTGTTGTTGTTTGCCGAAAAATGAAGCATCTGTAATGGTTGTAGCGTTGGAATGGTAATGCAGGGAGTCGAAAGGCCCCACAAATCAGCTGAAGAGTGGTCGAGAGTATGGAGAAAACAGCCTTGTTTTGTTATGGGACTTTACAGTCTCCACTCGTGATGAAGGTTGTAACCGGTCAGCCCTATGAGGGCCGGGAAGCCACATTGATTGATTGGGCAAGATACCGAGTTCGTGGTTCAGAATATCCCGGGATTGTGCCGCAAGAGGGTTCTCTTGTCTGCGGCAAGCTTTATTGGGGATTAGATGAGCAGGCAGTTGAAAAGCTCGATGCCTTTGAAGGTGACAAGTATGAACGTGTGCTTGTCAACGTTATCCTGGCTGATGGCAGTAACCAGCAAGCCTATGTATATGCTATCCGGCAGGACTGCCGGACAATGCTCTCAAATGACCCCTGGGATTTTGATCGTTTTTTGCAAAACGGGTTGGAGAGGTTCATTCATTGGTTTGTTGAAGACCGTCGAGACCTCTTTGACAGAGGAGACCTCTAGCCGCTATTTTCGCGTTCAGTACTTTTTTTAAAGACAATAACGGCACCCGGTCGGCTGTGCGCGGGATGGCGTTCTGCTTGGGGGTACACAGTCGTGCTCAATTCCCCTTATGCCCATCGCATCAATGGTCTGTGGCGGCTGTCATAAGTTTAAGCTGTTTTTCCGGCGGCAGGTCAGGATTCGCCAGATAAAGGGTAACGACCCGACCAATAGACTGCACCAGGTCAGCTCCAGTGATGTCAACCAGTTCCTGTGTCGCAACTTTTCTTTCCACAGGGCAGTTCTGCCCAATTTTAACCTTAATCAACTCATGCGTCTTTAAAGCAGCCTTGAGAGCCTGGCACATGGTGGGTGAGAATCCCTCCTTGCCGACATAGACAACCGGGGCAAGATGATGGGCCCGGCTGCGCAGGAATTTTTTCTGTGCACTGGTCAGTGCAGATGGTGCAGTCGTTTTGTCATGCATGGCAAGATCCGTTAGTATAGTAAATGTCCACACGCACTTCAGTTTCAGAATACAGCCATTACCGGTTGATGAATGTGCGGGTCGTTTTTGCCAAGTCTGTACTCTATATTGTCTTGTGGAGCTATAACAAATGAGCTCAACAGACGTCACAGATCGATATTACCGTGCTGTGCATTCACTTTGCTTTAAGAAAGAGAGGTCTGTCTTTTGAGAGCACGAGTTGCAATCTGCTGACAGAGGCGGGGAAAAACCAGGTTGTGGAAAGGAAGAACCGCATACCAGTACAGGTATC
It includes:
- a CDS encoding serine hydroxymethyltransferase — encoded protein: MNNLQQYDPEIFHLIEQEERRQRDKIRLIASENYVSTAVMAATGSVLTNKYSEGYPGKRYYEGQQYIDQVESIAIERAKTLFKAEHVNVQPYSGSPANLAVYLAFLKPGDTILGMALPHGGHLTHGAKVSISGKYFNAEFYTLDETTGRLNYDAIRETALRCKPKILIAGHSAYSRILDFPAFRKIADACGALLLVDMAHFAGLVVGGVHPTPIPYADVVTTTTHKSLRGPRGAMIFCKQEYAAAIDKAVFPGLQGGPHNNTTAAIAVALKEAATDDFRLYAQQIVKNAQALAATLLDRGFNLVTGGTENHLMLIDLTNKGITGKVAAKALDAAGIVLNYNAVPYDTRKPFDPSGIRLGSAAVTSRGFKEEQMVQIGKWIDAIVADPSNLQLQQETATAVQRLCIGFPAPGLEHLAA
- a CDS encoding gamma-glutamylcyclotransferase family protein, which gives rise to MEKTALFCYGTLQSPLVMKVVTGQPYEGREATLIDWARYRVRGSEYPGIVPQEGSLVCGKLYWGLDEQAVEKLDAFEGDKYERVLVNVILADGSNQQAYVYAIRQDCRTMLSNDPWDFDRFLQNGLERFIHWFVEDRRDLFDRGDL
- the yhbY gene encoding ribosome assembly RNA-binding protein YhbY, which gives rise to MHDKTTAPSALTSAQKKFLRSRAHHLAPVVYVGKEGFSPTMCQALKAALKTHELIKVKIGQNCPVERKVATQELVDITGADLVQSIGRVVTLYLANPDLPPEKQLKLMTAATDH